Below is a window of Populus alba chromosome 2, ASM523922v2, whole genome shotgun sequence DNA.
TTTCCTTTCGTCTAGAATCTTGATGTTGTGAGTCATTAAGATCAAAATTGGGTTTTTCTGGAACTCCCTGGttgaaaattttaacaaattccTTGACCTTTCCCCTAACCCTGTTCTTCCCAAAGCTGTCCCTTGATTTTGTAGGTGGAAATTGAAAGTTAGCTTTATCCACTCCTACACTATTCGCTGTCTCGTCTTCATCCTTTAAATTTTCACTAACATCAGGAACCGCAGatgagtttttggttttttttaccttgCTTTGTTTCAAACCAGTTTTAATAGTCATCTCATCAATACCTGTCAGGTAAAACAAATGTGTTATTAGAGATATCACATAAGGAGCATGCTTGGATCTAGAACATGGCTTACCTTGTTCATAATCATTCTCAGATAACTGGGAACGTAGTGGTTTTAACTCAGTCCTGTGAGCCTCTTGTGTAACCACATAaatttcttcctttgtttttccaAATAAGCCTGTTTCAGGAGCAGAGTGATGTTTTGTTTCCATTGAAGCCCCTAAGGCAGAGTTTATAGGACCATCTTCAACAATCACTTGAACATTGCTTGGAGTATCCAACTCAGATATAGGGAAACTTGTGTCCTCAAGAATTTGACACGCTTCTACTTCACCCTGAATGCTTGTGTCGAAGAGGAAGTGATCATCTTGTTTGTCAAGCTCCATTCGACCACTGAATGAGGGAATATCAATATCATGTGGAGTTGCTGAACGTGATTCTCTTGCTATACCCTCGCATGCTGTCCATCCATTAGTACTTGAACATCTCTGAAGTTTACACTTCTCATTCAGCCTTGATTTGTTAGCTCCTCTAAGAGGCATCGCAAAAGGTAATCCTTTGGTTGCCCACTTGtaaatagaaaaatgaaattggttTCTGTTTGTCGGAATTTCAGAACCATCTGAATCCCTTTTCAAATTTCTGCTTTTATCTGTTTCTTCAGGTTTGGTCACGTTTGATGACTCCTCAATGCTAAGAGATGGCTCCTTGGATAAAGCGCTCTGCCGAGAGACATCATTAGTCAACTCGTCTCTAACGAGATTCGTTGGGCTTGCAGATCTAGACAAAGGAGAATATGTATAATTGCTGATGCCATTTGAAGCCCCgtctttatttttgtgttggCCACGGACACTAGAAACAAATGCTGGCAAGTCTGTCCCTTTAATCATTTTGGCAGGGAGGCTGCAAAATTATCAGTACAATATTTGAGCTCTTGGGATGCATTTGTTCAAAAGACACCAAAACCCAAGCAGATAATTGTGCAGATAAGAGCAACTGCAAGATAAACAATCAATAACCACTACCATACACCACATTAATACCGAAAAACATTTGAAACAACCTTAGAAAAGACATATCATCAACTCTTATGGGTATAAAAGTATTCCCAATCGATGATTTATGTCaactgatgaaaaaaaatatataaatcataagATCTAAATCGTACAGGAATAGAGCAAATAGCATCTCGGAATGAAGCCAAAACCTGAATTGTGCAGGCAGTGATGGACTCCAGGGATCAACTCTATGTGGCAGCAATTCAGCAGGGCTTAAGACTCTTGAACCTGGAGTCGAAGAAAGTGAATCACGGTCATGCTTCCTCGGAGAAGAACTCAAAGATTCGCTGCCTCTAAAAATATCACCAAAGAAACCGTCGTCTGGATATCGCCTTCTATTGACATTTTCATCTCCAAACACTGGCTTGTCATTTAGAGCAGACAAACTGTGGCGAGACAACTTGGTATCAACATCACCACTTGTCGATGCAAATGAATCTGTCGTTTCAGAAAAACTAAACCGCACCTCCTGAAGTGACGATCGCCTCGGTGGGCCACCGAAAACATCGGTAAAATCAATATCTGAGTTTCCATACTGGCTCTTTGGAGAAGAACCTGGATGGTTTATAAAAGGTCTTTGGAAATTATAACCTAACAGAACACTCTCTCTCTCAGAAAACCTCTCCATTTCAACCAATAACCAATACGGAATACCCACAAAACCAGATTAATTCAACTGGACAAGACAAActtaagcaaaaacaaaagtggCGGGAAATTCCTGATGGGGTTCTTGTTGTTGAATCAAGAACTTGCAGAGATTTCTCTTCTGAGAATCATGATATTGAGGTGTGGAGGATGAGATACATACAAACAATAACATGGATGATGTTGGCAAGAATACAAGGTGGGGTTAGTGGTATTTGAAGCCACTAGTGAATATCAGTGTTTTTGCGTGCGTGGATATCGGataaggaggaggagaagattCCAAGCGACAACCAAAGTAGAAGACAATCTTTGTCGTCAACCTAAATTCTTAGAAATTAATTCTTGGCAACCGATTAAACTCAGATTTTGTGTGATCCCAAGTTGTTTTAGGTTCGTTTTCTACAATGTCCATTAGGATGACAGCCTGTTATTGCTTTCCATAGATTGAAAGAAGACATGAACTTCTTGTGGCTCCCTTCTTCCGTCcatgtaaattaaaagaaaaatcaaattaaaattggtTAGAACATGACCCAAAAGGCACTTATAGCACGAAATGTAAAGGTTGTTTTTCTCCCGTTGGCCTTTCTGATTCTCTGGCTCATATTTTCGAGTCTTTTGCACTAGAATTTGGTCTTGGTTGCAGCAGATGTGATTAAAACTGACCAAGAAATGCATTGAACGCCCAGGACTATGATTGGTCACCATAGAGATAATACTTTTACATGGTAATCCCATTAATGAACGTAAGTGAGCAGCCGCCAGTTAAATAATGCTCTGTTTGCTAACTGGTTTagcatggtatttttttttaaaaaaaatatattttaaaaatgtttttttttttaattttttatataataatagtaaaaattattatttttattatattttttctaaaatattctcGCATTACCCAACTCACACTAAAGCAATAACCAACCAGGGTTCTGCATGGAGCatgtttattttagaaaatatggttGAGATTAAGATTGGGTACAACACAATTAAccataaaaacttatttttcttattttttcaagctttttttttatgaattttatatataaaacttaatctcaacttttaaaacaaacacactctaaagGGACAATCCAATTCTCCTGAAATTATTACAATGACCTGATTCAGCTTCATGCTAGCAAATCCAGTTACATTAGAAAACCACTTTAGAAACTAGTAATAATACTAGGTTCGGTGCCTGCACTTTGATGCTGTCAGGATGAAAAACCTATTATGTGAgcgctattattatttttttgtttcatttgataaaatatttaaatagggATCaagaatttgattattattgtaACACCCTAACCCACTAACAAGATATTTATCTGCTTTGGCTCACAGGTCTCAAGGATTTATTTTTGACAGCCATACATGATTTTAAAACACATCTTTCAGAATAGCGTAACACACTAACCTTGTTagatactgttttttttttgggcttctCATTTCATCTATTTCCAGGGCTTCTATCTAGTCCCCTTAAGGTTTTAAACATATCTTTCAGAGTAGCGCAGCATACTAACTTTGTCAGATAGCATCCCCTTTGAATAACGCAACACATGTTGCCCAAGAATAAAgggatagataaaaaaaagggaaaaaaaatctttagctCTAAATCAGAGATCTATGCACCACACACGCTGTCCAAGAATAAAGAGGTAGCCGATATAATTAAAAAGCTGTCCTAGAAACCATCATTTGGCTACTAAACCACATTACAAtgcaccaccaccacctgaAATGCACATGttcaacccccaaacaaccatttttttaataatttttatatttatttaattacaaaactttcccgttcaattttataataaaaaaaatataatgaaaagtcAAAACATCCCTTATGCTaattaaagttatttatttattttaaaagcaatcTAGTTTattatgctttaaaaaataaaaaacccagaCAACTCTtaaattctagtttttttctttttttccaagagtgagataaatgaaaaaaaaatgtaaaaggaACCTTTATCCCCAACAGAGAGGCGGAATGTTTTTGGTGAAAAtgacaattattattttactgatACAATCCACAATCGAGAATGCAAATAGCCTGTACTTGACACTGTTCAAAGAAATccgttttagttttttcttaattaaaattggATCTACTGCACCACGTGAATGGTCCATATGAACCTAAGTGTTCAGTGTAataattttttgcttttcttgtcGGGATGCAAGAAGTATGAGGATCCATGGTTTCATGGTCCTTGCTAGTCCGGTCACGTCGTAAGAACCCACCGCAGTCATTGATCCCGACTCCACCAAGATGCAACAAAATGTCGCTCTATAGAAAGAATCAAATATCCCAGAAACTATCAAAGAATTTGCTTGCAAGTTGCAGAAAATTCAGTACGCAGCAAAATCCTTTATCGTGAAACATGACAGACCTGATCATCATAGCTCGGGGCACGAGGGGACGGGTGCTCCGACGAAACTTAATTTAATGCTACAGGAACAATACACAAAGTTTCATCTCTTtggcaaaacaaaaaccaaaatatcaaagaaaaggTCTCTCACATTTCTCTTCAAATGTAATCAAATCAACCTCTACCTGTATCATGTGAATACTTAGCAAGTTAAACGGTCTGTGGGAGAAAAACTAAACCTCCCAGTCCTCTCTGTAGTTGTAGAAGCATCCCTACCAATCAGAACCATCAGGGAAAGGATCCAATGCATCTTTCTTCCCATTAACATAGAACTCCACAACTGCTTGCATTCTTCTAAGTTTATCTGGGTGGTAGTTTACATGAACAATTACTGGCTTCAGCTTTTTTAACGCAGGGTCTTTCCTTACTGTCTTGAAAAGAACCTTACtgttcataaacaaaaatatatccaATGTTCTTTTTGCAGCATGGAGCCCGTCATACCCAGGATGTGAGGGGTAGAAAAGCTCCTCATTGAAAACTGCTTGGTCCCATGAGTTCGGCTCTCTAGACAAACGACCAGCAACACGATCCAAAAGCTGAATGGAAGGGAGTGTAGGCCTTATATAAAAGAATCCAGAATTGTAAACCCATATCCTCATTGTATGAGCATAACGAGCCCAACCCATGGCAGGTTCATCAAAGACATCATTAAATCCATAAGCTGTCATATTATCGTGGCCATCAGACATAGATTCAACATCTGAATCACGATAAAGATGATCAAATGGGTTCTGCAAGTATATTATATCAATATCTGACAGAAGAACACTGTAACCCAGCTGCAAAAATTCCCTCAAAATACGGAACTTCAATCCAGAAACAGCATGATTACCACCTGTTCTTGCAACCGAATCAATATCGCTATCCGGATCCCTCTTATACACTGGAACATCATTTGACTTGCAGAAATCTACAATAGGGTCATCTAATGCTACAACAAGGTAATTGCGTATACCAGCTCTCTTGATGTTAGTGAACCAGACTTCTAACATGGCTTTCACATTTGAATTTGCAAGTGCAACAATGAGCTCCTTATGTACAGCAACTTCCTCCAAGAGCTTTGCCAGTCTAGCATTCACAGACTCATCAGGAACAACAGTTGGGTTAGTTCTCAAACCCTTGACGGTACCAAAAGGACCAGCTTTCTGCTGTTTACCCAGTAACAAAACCTGCTTCTGAGCATGATCCTGTCCTTGTTCCGCCAGCTGCAGCTTTTCATTTAGCTCCCTAGCTTGCTTCTTCAACTCAGCATTCTTCTCTGATATCGTCACGATATCAGCCTTCAGCATTTTAATTCGCTCTGGTGATTCACATGAAGATGAACCAGtctaacaaacaaacaatagGAGGTAATCACAACATGATAAGTGCCTATAAATCATGGTATTCAACAAGAGCGACAAATGAAGCAACCATTGAATGATAATACTCAGTAACTGACACAAAATTGACTTTGAAATTCATGCTAATGCACCCGTGAAAAGTAAATCCGTGCTCAAATCAATAACTAGAATGATAAACCTTACCTTCCCCTCTCACCAAGCCAGGGAATGCCGCAAGAATGGGGAAGATACTAAACAAAGACTAAGACATCAAAGAGGGGAACTATTGAAATGGTGGCTCTTTCACAACTAAATTAATGGCACAGAGCTGGCTTCTctttaaaagcacttttaatGATCTAGAAGATTTTCAATTCTGTATCCTTACAATTTCACCGAATTATCCCATTCCTTAATGAAATCATGTCTTCAATCAATTTACTGAAACATGGATCAACCTGAATTCATCTATGAAAGCAACTGACGCCAAAAACAACACGCATGCATGCAAAGTCAACGGAAAGAAATAAAGTCAACTTCTTGAGTGCATAGAAAAGTTCAAAATTCAAGAACAACCAGAACCAACCCAggtaaaaagaatataaaaaacaccaaaattaaGTTTACGACTACATTAACGACACGAAGCactgaaatatatatatggacAAAAAGAGATTTGGAGGTTTAAGGAAAAAGGATTTGAACCTGGAGATTAGAATTAGCAATCCGACGATGTGGGTTAGCCAGATCGGAGCTGAAGAACCCATGAGGATATAACACAGAAAAGACGAAGCCAAGAAGAACACCAACCACAACGGCTAAGGCGATTCGAGATCCGCTAAGTGATTGCCCTTTAACTCTTCGAAGAATAGCCATGCCCTGGTTGAGTTACATACAGTCTACAGACAAAACAGTGTCAGAGAAATAAGCAGCGAAGACTTTTTAGTTTTCTATTagcaaaactaaattttaaggTACTGGAATCGAGTTGATTCTTTTGTCTCTTTCAAATTAACAGGCTGAGGCAAGCGAAGACTTGATTGTGCAGCGAAGTGATTGCGttctaagagagagagagagagagaggagagaggatCGAGTGTGGATGATTTGAATGATATTATAACAGATATGAAGTCTTGGCCTTCAGATTGTAACTTAACATAATGATCACTCGGCTCTAAGATAGTAACATTGTGGGCTCCGAAGGTGCTCTCAGAGacgtgtttgggagtgtggtagctgttgcttttcaaatagcttttcgtgccgaaaagcatgtcaataatgtttttttattttttaaaaattatttttgatatcagcacatcaaaacgattcagaaagtacaaaccgaactcaattttagcaaaaaataaaaaaaaatttgaattttttcgaaAAGCAGGTCACACCTCAATCTCAAACGGCCTATtagagaagaaaaatttgaattcttttaagggtgtttgaaattgtgaagaaaaatgttttattattattattattatttttaaattaatatatcaaaatcattttaatattaaatatattttttcaatatttttaaagctaaaattactttaaaaaaacccataaaagcataataaaaaattgtgtCTAACAccctataaataaattaaagcatTTTTTGGACGGTATtagaaattacttttcaaaaaaaaaattaaaaaatatatattaaaatatttttattttattttttacattatcgtattaaaataaaaaaaattttttaaaaaataaaaattaaaaataattgaaaaaacatatttcttcttcacaaacaaACACTATTTTGTTTTGGCAGTTACGGAATCCCAGTCTCAAGAAACATTCCAAAAGGATGGCCCTGTCTAGATTTATACACAATTTCTACCTTTTCAAGGACAGAACTTTAtgcattatgttttttaattaaaaatatattaaaatcatatatttttttatttttagtattaatatattaaatttattagaaaaataaaaaataatttaaaatatagcgAGCGTGTAGTTATCAAGTTGCCTTAAATGAAATAGGGTCATTGAGTAGTTATTATAagtaactttaaaaatttatattaaaaacaaaatgcaaggtagaataaataaatcaataataatgtctgcaattaaattaagtttgcaagatttttaaaatttatctttcaataaaCTTGTAATATTTAGACTAATAACTTGTAAGCATATAGCTtataagtttataattaatAGGCTTATAATCTAATTAAACTTGTACTTCTCATTaccaaaaacaaatctagaaaatatattatcttatcaAAGATGTCAAGCTCACATCTGTAATCATGCTGGGGGTCATTCCATGAATGCAAGTGCTTTGCTCTTAAATGTTTAGCTgtatttcaaattcaaagaatttaaattatttgattactctttgagtttataattattttttacatataaaaagattgcaaagttttaaatttatatttaagtgaTATCGTTACaaatttgagattaaaaatcTAGAATTGTAAAGAGAATCTGCATGATAAATTTCTAGAGTTTAGATACGagcttataatatttttaatatttattaaatttaatctttaatttttaaagtatttttaattaaagaaaaaaccctgACAGGAAACAATAATAGGCTGAGTAGAATTTTTTAGTTCCATATTTGTTTCTAGCCTCGATCAACTTCAATATCGTTTCGCGAATCTCCTTGTCCAGGCTCCATCTGTCTCTGTTCCTTTTAGCAGGTAAAATCTGTGCTATTAGTTATGGTACTGCTTCTAATAATCAATAAGACTTTTGCGAGTTTCAGTGTTAGATACCTAAACCTTGGGATGCAGAGACTATCCAGGGAAAGAAAGCCAGAAAGCAATTGTTGTTCTTGCAACTCAAAAATGCGTTTTCTCTCTTCGAAGTATATAGTGTCTCACGTAACTTCTATCTCGAATTCATCTCTCCCGCTGTCTTCATGGTACTCGCCACCATTTTTGGAGTAAATCCATGTCAAATCGATTTTCTTGATCTAGGAGTGTGCTCCGAGTTCAAGGCATCGTCAGTGATCATCCGAGCTCGGTGAGCTGTTTTGACAAAATTAAGGTCTCTATCAAGCCTCTCGAATGACTCACTAGTACTCATTAGAGCACCCTGGTCTACAATTCCCAACCTGGCCAGTACAAGTATGTCTTGCATGCTTTCTTGAGCATGTGCTATGGGTAGGAACTACTGTACCATGTAGCTTTGCTGACCTCGCTTCCAATCTCCCATGGAGAATCTCTGACGAGTACTTTCCGATCATATATAACCCGCTCTCACCATTCTCATGTTATAAGAGTTTAAATTCCCATCTTCTTACATGAGATGAGAACAACATGATCGACCACTCCAAAACTAATCGGCTCTTGACGCATTTTCAGTTCATGTGATAGAAAGTTCCACCTCAACAGAGCGCATGATAAAACGCAATTTCATTTCCGGCAAATAAAACAAGCATACCGTACAAAACATTTTCCACCTGCAACCATCCTTTGGTCCTGTTGTGCTATCAGCGGAAACATACCAAACATGGATAAATCTTTTCAGTTCCAGATTTACAGGAAGAGAAGCAGCAGTACTAAGTATTAAAATTGCTTATGCACCAATAACAATGAGCCTCGTGCCTCGCgaattttcaatttgaaatcTTGCGAAAGAGGATCTGCGCACCGTATTGAGGCTGCATGCTTATAAAGAGGTTTGGAGCGTGAGTATAAGTGGGCGACACGGCCAAAGAGTACTGCCTTAGTATCATGGTTAGGGCAATTTTTGCCTCCATAATTGCCAAACTCTGACCAACACAAATTCTTGGGCCTAACGCAAACGGGAAAAACGAAGCCAAGTGCTTTCGAGACTTGTTGAATCTCAAGGGGTTGAACTCGTTAGCATCTTCTCCCCATATTTCAGTGTCGTGCTGGACAGCAGGCAAGGGCAAATAAAGCTGTGTATCAGCAGGAATGTCGATTGCTCCCAACCTAACCTCCCTGGATGTTTGCCGCATCAACATCAGAACTGGAGGGTAAAGCCGCAGCGTTTCATTGAGTATCAAATTCACCTGCAAGAAAATTACAGAGAACGACAATCATACATTGCTGATGCTTAAATAAACATGAATCCCTGATCAACTTTGAGGCAATTGGTATGCAATAGTCCGGGATGGTGGTTGTGAATCGGCATTTTATACTCCACAAATTGCTTGCACAAGATGGGGCAATGGAGCAAGTTCTTTCAAAAGTGAAGGATTTGGGAGCGGACATCATGGTAATTGTTGAGCAAGAAGCCAATCTTAACAGTCCTGATCTTTCGAAGCTCCCTTGTTTTCGAGTTACTGTAGAAAACATATCAAGTCCGTGTGACATGCGAGGATTATTTCAGGCGACAGATTGGGAATGTGGTGGCATGTGAGGGCGTTGACCGGGTCGAGCGGATTGAGTCGTTtgctcaatgaaaaaaataacaaaatctatCATGTTGCTTTTGCTATAAGGCTAACAAGTACCCACCCTTGCAAGGATGATTACGTATTGGAATTTGTTCTCCCTGGAAGCATGAAAGAGACTTCAGAACTAGAACTTTTGATAAATAAGATTTTGTGTAACTTGCAGaggaaatatatttaaagttgAGCCTCTAAAAATAGATTGGATGATGAAAAGAATGCCAAACATCCAACATGAAGCAGTTTCTAGGGTTTTTCAATTGCcattataaaaaacatcaacataaaaaacatgattcacCTTGGAGCTAATTCGCCATATTCCCAATTCAATGAATACttacaaaagcaaaagcaaggAATCATACTTACAATCTTGAGGTCATTTAACTTCTCTGCAACTGGAAGCTCCTTCCTTCCATAGACACTGAACACTTCTTCCCGTGCCTTGTCTTGCCATTCTTGATGTAATGCTAAAAGGAGAAGTGCCCAGGTCACAAGATCGGCTGTCGTTTCCTTTCCGGCGAAGTAGAATGTTTTGCATTCATTTACAACATCCTCAACCCCTAATGTCTCTTCCTTGCCATCTCCGTTCTTATACGAAGACATGAGTAAACAAAgtagattttttgaattttctttaactCTGTTATTAGTCTTGATCAGGTTCTTTATTGCTTCACGAGTTTCCCTCTCTATTCTCCACCTCTCTCTGTTCTTCTTGGTGGGCAAAAACCTGCACACAGATAGATGAAACCGAGACTAAATCACGAAGCCACTTGGCAATGGAAAATGACAAAATGTACAAGCTAGCAGCAAAAACAACACgtcagatttttcttttcattgccGTACGTCTTCATTCTCGCCCAtttgagtttattgaaaatgaaTACTGTATCAAAATTCAAGTTATAAAGGATCGGCATGCCACGTGACAGCTGCAGTTTCCTAGAGACACAACTTCATTTTCCCTTTTATGATGAAAATAGGGAAGCCATACATAAACTACCATTAGAGCCCCTTTGCCAAGCAGTCACTCCGAGTTGCCGTTGACAGCTTTAAACATCAAAAtgcatcattaattaattattgttcttgTCTTAGCTTTCTTACATTACTTTGATAACCTGCCTGGATAATTTTATGTGCATCAAAACTCACCATCTTAGAAATGTAAATGGAAAGATGATTTAAGCAATGACTTTTGACTgacacacacaaaataaaaaaagcaaaataaataataatcaccaTTCACCTGAACCCTGGAATATACGCATTTCCTAAAGCCTGGAAGGCAAGGTGCTTTTGCTGTTCCTGCAACCCAAACACACGCCGCCCTTCTTCATAGTTGCTCCCAAAAGCCGTCTTGGATATAACGTCTGCTGACAGGTCCTGAAGATCATCCATCACATCCATCTCAAATTCATCTCTCCCTCCTCTTATTTCCTCCCATTTGGTTAGCATATTCTCTGTGCTTGCGACAATTCCTGGTACCCAACactgtaaaaaatatttatttttaaccatcCAACTCCAATTAATTACTAATATGTACGTTTACGCGTGTCCAATTGAACACATATGGGGAATTCACTGTTATCATcctcaaaaaaatttcagatttagtttttttatttaatattgaatttgtttattttggttttatgaCTCGAGTTATAgatttaaagaattaatttaagttttttatgtcttttttagttgatttttttttttaattttatccttcaataattgattaatttataattaaacttcataatttttttcgatCTCATTATTTAAGTTATGATTTTGATGagttaatttgtgtttttttttttttaaattacatccttcaacattgaatttgcTTATCATGTTCTTATGTCTGCCCGGGATGCAAGTTAATTcgagtttttttgttcttttattagttattttttttcttttaattttatcctttaatatttgtttaatttaaaattaggcttcataatttttttggtatatgtTTTTCGTAAGATTATCTTGGTTTCATTAAAAAAGTAAGGGGTTTGAAAGGTTAATTTTAGTTGACCTtgattgatttaatatgttttcattttaatattttttaaaaaaaaaacatgctttttttgaatttttttagtaaaatcatgtttttaacgGTTTCTCGGGTTGTCTTGAACCAATCAGATTTATTGGATCAACCCTTATACAGTTTAGATTTTTTCTActagaaaacatgttaataatacctaaatattttcttacactaaaaaatataatttggctCGTGATATAATACGGAGAATAATCTAATACACACACGAGAtaatgttataaatatatttaataggaATTTGTCTATTAATCGATTtgatgcttttttatatattattttatgagtttaatatattggtgttaaaaataaaaagaaaatctaaaaaaatattattttaatatattttttaaaaacactttccacCATGTTACTAAGCACACACTTTATCCtcctattgtttttttcttaaagaaagaATTCCATCTTGAAAGGTTGATTTGTTTGAGCATTGCTTTTTACCTTAACTCGCTCGATCATGAAAGCCTGATTTGCGATCCTCCTATGATGAGCCCACTCGTCACCGCTGAGCCCAATAAGCCCCTGTCCAAAGAGCAGCTTAGCCAGGGGGTTATTTCGTGCTTTCTCAAACGACCCATCACCCGTGTTCATAAGAACCTCTTTAATCATACCAGGGTCTGATATAGCCAACGTGGGCTTGGTTCCGAACCAGTAGAGGAACGTCTTCCCGTACTTGCGCGACCACTCATGGTAAAATGGGGCCACTCGAGGCACCACATCGTGGTTAAAAGGCATTGGCTTTGACCGTGCTTCGCTAAATAGACGACTAAACTCAGGCGCGTTCCCGAAGAGTAGACGGTAGGTAGGGCCATTTATGCCTTGCTTTCTGAAATGGACCTGGATTCGCCATGGAATCCATACCACCGAGTGTACAAATTTCAAGATGCAGGCGAGTAGCAGTGACACAAGCAGAAGAAAAGGAATTTGCATTGTCAAATCTGTGCGTGTGAGAGAGAAGGCGGTGCTGTTTGGGGACGGAGGCGATCGCTCGGCGATCCAGCCGTGTATAAATAAGTAAACACGAGATTCAGGAATTGCTCGTTTTGTAGGAAGAAAGGCTGGGATAGGGACTCTCGGCCTCAGCACTTCAAAAATGATTGTGGGTGCAATCACAGCAGCGACAGCACtcgaatttatttatttatttatttatttatttcaatgtgGAACAT
It encodes the following:
- the LOC118042315 gene encoding J domain-containing protein required for chloroplast accumulation response 1 isoform X1; translation: MERFSERESVLLGYNFQRPFINHPGSSPKSQYGNSDIDFTDVFGGPPRRSSLQEVRFSFSETTDSFASTSGDVDTKLSRHSLSALNDKPVFGDENVNRRRYPDDGFFGDIFRGSESLSSSPRKHDRDSLSSTPGSRVLSPAELLPHRVDPWSPSLPAQFSLPAKMIKGTDLPAFVSSVRGQHKNKDGASNGISNYTYSPLSRSASPTNLVRDELTNDVSRQSALSKEPSLSIEESSNVTKPEETDKSRNLKRDSDGSEIPTNRNQFHFSIYKWATKGLPFAMPLRGANKSRLNEKCKLQRCSSTNGWTACEGIARESRSATPHDIDIPSFSGRMELDKQDDHFLFDTSIQGEVEACQILEDTSFPISELDTPSNVQVIVEDGPINSALGASMETKHHSAPETGLFGKTKEEIYVVTQEAHRTELKPLRSQLSENDYEQGIDEMTIKTGLKQSKVKKTKNSSAVPDVSENLKDEDETANSVGVDKANFQFPPTKSRDSFGKNRVRGKVKEFVKIFNQGVPEKPNFDLNDSQHQDSRRKEKSKFRTEDNTNEKMHSNNAYEKTMPNASILVDPDTTASNLKSTRVSSGRKDRSVPATADVPDVSESNIGDADLSFLLITELPQDEERGPQTSDNHEKIQIIDDKIQRWSKGKEGNIRSLLSTLQYVLWSGSGWKPVPLVDIIEGNAVKRTYQKALLCLHPDKLQQKGATSLEKDIAEKVFDILQEAWTHFNTLGAV
- the LOC118042315 gene encoding J domain-containing protein required for chloroplast accumulation response 1 isoform X3, which codes for MERFSERESVLLGYNFQRPFINHPGSSPKSQYGNSDIDFTDVFGGPPRRSSLQEVRFSFSETTDSFASTSGDVDTKLSRHSLSALNDKPVFGDENVNRRRYPDDGFFGDIFRGSESLSSSPRKHDRDSLSSTPGSRVLSPAELLPHRVDPWSPSLPAQFSLPAKMIKGTDLPAFVSSVRGQHKNKDGASNGISNYTYSPLSRSASPTNLVRDELTNDVSRQSALSKEPSLSIEESSNVTKPEETDKSRNLKRDSDGSEIPTNRNQFHFSIYKWATKGLPFAMPLRGANKSRLNEKCKLQRCSSTNGWTACEGIARESRSATPHDIDIPSFSGRMELDKQDDHFLFDTSIQGEVEACQILEDTSFPISELDTPSNVQVIVEDGPINSALGASMETKHHSAPETGLFGKTKEEIYVVTQEAHRTELKPLRSQLSENDYEQGIDEMTIKTGLKQSKVKKTKNSSAVPDVSENLKDEDETANSVGVDKANFQFPPTKSRDSFGKNRVRGKVKEFVKIFNQGVPEKPNFDLNDSQHQDSRRKEKSKFRTEDNTNEKMHSNNAYEKTMPNASILVDPDTTASNLKSTRVSSGRKDRSVPATESNIGDADLSFLLITELPQDEERGPQTSDNHEKIQIIDDKIQRWSKGKEGNIRSLLSTLQYVLWSGSGWKPVPLVDIIEGNAVKRTYQKALLCLHPDKLQQKGATSLEKDIAEKVFDILQEAWTHFNTLGAV